The uncultured Trichococcus sp. genomic interval AGTATGAGCAAAGCAAATCGTTGGTTCTGTTACGTATTTGCTCTTTGCATGTGGAATTCCAAATCCATCTTCAATTCCTGTTGAAGTCTCCTCCTCTCTCTTGTATAAATCTTTAATAAATTTTTTGGCTTTAGTGACACGTCCATTTCGTTCAAGAGTTTGAGCCAATCGTTCAAATAAGGCGCTTTTTGACTGAATAGACTCATCAAAAACAATTGAATCGATCATCATTAAGTCACTAATCTTCATGTTATTCCTCCTAAACATCGTATTGTTAACGCTTCCTTGCTTACATGAACACTATAGCACCGTTAGCTAATTCACTCAATATTTTGAACGATTTATTGATATATAGGGTCTTAAAACTTAAAAAAAAATCACTTTTCATGAGCTATACAGCTCACCTTCAATGCCTTATCTGCAAATACCTCACCAATAACAAAATCAC includes:
- a CDS encoding fructose PTS transporter subunit IIA — encoded protein: MKISDLMMIDSIVFDESIQSKSALFERLAQTLERNGRVTKAKKFIKDLYKREEETSTGIEDGFGIPHAKSKYVTEPTICFAHTAIIQDYVGLDGKPIEYVFMITVPKKSSDLHLDILSSLSRRLIDDEFRDKLKNATTAEEVLNIVNE